A window of Synechococcus sp. MEDNS5 contains these coding sequences:
- a CDS encoding PP2C family protein-serine/threonine phosphatase yields the protein MSSKPPRRHPASPARSASQQPLTATASLRQLLDSLVREQRSNQELLVSLGFALRSFTNLNRFLELVPVVAARLVGVEGALLVPFQGDGRLWADQIQMLPGVRSASLLQTLSQHEPGRSAGFGSDEALVLSLDRLVQGQLGSAGMFATSVVARGRQRGRLYVFEPKGSLVWSDVHRRQVQLVADLTGVAIENDQMLQEARRHERVDRQLSIGAEIQAQLLPDHCPVIEGVELAARCRPAFQVGGDYYDFIPTRPELIGRRRERGRWALVMGDVMGKGVPAGLLMTMLRGMLRAEVLSGLPPDRILHDLNQLALEDLSQSHRFVTLFYSDFDPRTRRLRFANAAHNPPLIWRAQQRTISRLDAPGLLIGLQPEADYGTGSIVLEPGDVLLYYTDGVTEAPGITGDRFDEARLIRSLESACRSGTGSQGILDQLFDRLDRFVGADRQLEDDASMVVLKVREEVMLPSVPRSPA from the coding sequence GTGAGCAGCAAGCCACCACGGCGACATCCGGCCTCTCCTGCCCGTAGTGCCAGTCAGCAGCCCCTGACGGCGACGGCATCACTGCGTCAGCTTCTCGACAGCCTGGTTCGCGAACAACGCTCCAACCAGGAGCTGTTGGTGTCGCTCGGATTCGCTCTGCGCAGTTTCACCAACCTCAACCGTTTTCTCGAACTCGTCCCCGTCGTGGCAGCCCGCCTGGTTGGCGTTGAAGGCGCACTGCTGGTGCCGTTTCAGGGGGATGGTCGCCTCTGGGCGGATCAGATTCAGATGCTCCCCGGCGTGCGTTCGGCGTCGCTGCTCCAGACGTTGAGCCAGCACGAACCTGGCCGGTCTGCAGGGTTCGGCTCTGATGAAGCTCTTGTGCTGTCGCTGGATCGGCTGGTTCAGGGTCAGCTGGGGTCTGCCGGGATGTTCGCCACCTCTGTGGTGGCGAGGGGCCGACAGCGAGGTCGTCTTTATGTATTTGAGCCCAAAGGGTCTCTGGTGTGGAGCGATGTGCATCGCCGGCAGGTGCAACTGGTTGCTGATCTCACCGGTGTTGCGATCGAAAACGACCAGATGCTGCAGGAGGCCAGGCGCCATGAGCGCGTGGATCGTCAGCTCAGCATCGGCGCGGAGATCCAGGCGCAGCTCCTGCCGGATCATTGCCCGGTGATTGAAGGTGTTGAGCTGGCGGCGCGCTGTCGGCCGGCGTTTCAAGTGGGTGGCGATTACTACGACTTCATTCCAACCCGCCCCGAGTTGATCGGACGTCGCCGTGAACGGGGTCGCTGGGCCCTGGTGATGGGTGATGTGATGGGCAAGGGGGTGCCTGCGGGGCTCTTGATGACCATGCTTCGCGGCATGTTGCGGGCCGAGGTGCTGAGTGGATTGCCGCCGGATCGGATTCTTCACGATCTCAATCAGCTGGCTCTTGAGGATCTGTCCCAGTCCCATCGCTTCGTGACCCTCTTTTATTCGGATTTCGATCCCCGAACCCGACGCTTGCGTTTTGCCAATGCCGCGCACAATCCGCCCTTGATCTGGCGCGCTCAGCAACGCACGATCAGCCGTCTGGATGCGCCGGGATTGTTGATCGGCCTGCAGCCTGAGGCGGATTACGGCACTGGCTCCATCGTTTTGGAACCTGGAGATGTGCTGCTCTATTACACCGATGGCGTGACCGAAGCTCCAGGTATCACCGGGGATCGCTTTGATGAAGCAAGGCTGATCCGCAGCCTGGAATCAGCCTGCCGCTCCGGCACTGGTTCGCAGGGAATTCTCGATCAGTTGTTCGACCGCCTGGATCGTTTCGTCGGGGCCGATCGTCAGCTGGAAGATGATGCCTCGATGGTGGTGTTGAAGGTGCGTGAGGAGGTGATGCTCCCCTCGGTTCCCCGTTCTCCGGCCTGA
- a CDS encoding RNA-binding protein: MSIFVGNLPFRAEQEDVIELFAAFGEVTNCALPLERDTGRKRGFAFVEMADDAAEAAAIEALQGAELMGRPLRINKAEPRGSAPRRGGGGGGYGGGGGGGGYGGGGGYRGGGGGYNDGGGGGGYRGGGGGGYGGGGERPSGARGWEDRSYGGGGGAAGGGYSDGGGGDDGRSRRRRGGAAPSEGGGDDYSGYGGAEG; the protein is encoded by the coding sequence GTGAGCATTTTTGTAGGCAATTTGCCCTTCCGCGCTGAGCAGGAAGACGTCATTGAATTGTTCGCTGCTTTTGGAGAGGTCACGAACTGTGCCCTTCCCCTTGAGCGCGACACCGGTCGCAAACGTGGTTTTGCTTTCGTGGAAATGGCTGATGACGCGGCCGAAGCCGCTGCCATTGAAGCCCTCCAGGGTGCAGAACTGATGGGCCGTCCCTTGCGCATCAACAAGGCGGAGCCCCGCGGCAGCGCACCCCGTCGTGGCGGTGGTGGTGGCGGCTACGGCGGTGGTGGCGGTGGTGGGGGCTACGGCGGTGGCGGCGGCTATCGCGGTGGCGGTGGCGGCTACAACGATGGCGGCGGTGGTGGTGGCTATCGCGGCGGCGGTGGCGGCGGCTATGGCGGTGGAGGTGAACGCCCTTCGGGTGCCCGTGGCTGGGAAGATCGCAGTTACGGCGGTGGCGGTGGAGCCGCTGGCGGTGGCTACAGCGATGGTGGCGGCGGAGATGACGGCCGCAGTCGTCGCCGGCGTGGTGGAGCCGCACCCAGTGAGGGCGGCGGAGATGACTACAGCGGCTACGGCGGCGCTGAAGGCTGA
- the ftsY gene encoding signal recognition particle-docking protein FtsY — MVYDWFNRQSETAPTHPPTDPEASSQDSQQETAANVDDDPLEWARQAYARLKAQKEQANAITAEPESESAEAEPAEAEPAPVAGLSLLEQAAAQRQERQQQLEQEPEVADQPIADATVAADRDEEPSLGEFDDTFTWSAEVLAAQGRQAGQVTLEEIDWLSRLRQGLEKTRQGFVTGLLENLGDDPLTPEVLDDLESLLLRADAGVKATDQVLDALRKRMNEQVVDPSEGIRFLKEQLRDLLDAPIKSSGVDLLAPQRGQLNVWLMVGVNGVGKTTTLGKLANLAVRSGYSAMIAAADTFRAAAVQQVQVWGDRSDVPVVANPSANADPAAVVFDAIGAARSKGTDLVLVDTAGRLQTKHNLMEELNKIRRVVDRLAPDATVESLLVLDASQGQNGLKQAMAFARAAGLTGVVITKLDGTARGGVALAVASEAGLPIRFIGAGEGIRDLRPFNSFEFVEALLAGR; from the coding sequence ATGGTCTACGACTGGTTCAACCGGCAGTCTGAGACTGCTCCAACCCATCCCCCAACCGATCCCGAAGCGTCATCGCAGGATTCGCAGCAGGAAACGGCTGCCAATGTCGACGACGATCCTCTGGAGTGGGCTCGGCAGGCCTATGCCCGCTTGAAAGCGCAGAAGGAGCAGGCCAACGCGATCACAGCAGAGCCAGAGTCAGAGTCAGCTGAGGCCGAGCCAGCTGAGGCCGAGCCAGCACCCGTTGCTGGTTTGTCCCTGCTTGAGCAGGCCGCGGCCCAACGCCAGGAACGACAGCAGCAGCTCGAACAGGAGCCGGAGGTCGCCGATCAACCGATCGCTGATGCGACCGTTGCAGCCGATCGCGACGAGGAGCCGAGTCTTGGTGAGTTCGACGACACCTTCACTTGGTCTGCGGAGGTGCTCGCTGCCCAGGGCCGTCAGGCAGGGCAGGTCACCCTGGAGGAGATCGACTGGCTCAGTCGCTTGCGGCAAGGCCTGGAGAAAACTCGACAGGGTTTTGTTACCGGGCTTCTGGAGAACCTGGGTGATGACCCTCTCACCCCGGAGGTGCTTGATGATCTGGAGTCGTTGCTGCTTCGCGCTGACGCCGGGGTGAAGGCCACCGACCAGGTGTTGGATGCCTTGCGCAAGCGCATGAACGAGCAGGTGGTGGATCCGAGCGAAGGCATCCGTTTTCTCAAGGAGCAGCTTCGAGATCTTTTAGATGCTCCGATTAAGTCAAGCGGCGTTGATCTTCTGGCACCTCAGCGCGGTCAGCTGAATGTTTGGCTCATGGTCGGTGTGAATGGCGTGGGAAAGACCACAACCCTCGGCAAGCTGGCCAATCTGGCGGTACGCAGCGGCTACTCCGCCATGATTGCTGCTGCCGACACGTTCCGGGCGGCTGCGGTACAGCAGGTGCAGGTTTGGGGTGATCGCAGCGATGTTCCGGTGGTGGCCAACCCTTCGGCGAATGCCGATCCCGCAGCAGTGGTGTTTGATGCCATCGGGGCTGCCCGATCGAAAGGCACGGATCTGGTGCTCGTGGACACCGCAGGTCGCCTGCAGACCAAACACAACCTGATGGAAGAGCTCAACAAGATTCGCCGGGTCGTCGATCGCTTGGCTCCAGACGCAACCGTGGAATCTCTGCTTGTGCTCGATGCCAGCCAAGGACAGAACGGTCTCAAACAAGCGATGGCCTTTGCCCGTGCAGCCGGGCTGACCGGGGTGGTGATCACCAAACTCGATGGCACGGCCAGGGGGGGTGTCGCTCTGGCTGTTGCATCAGAAGCTGGGCTTCCGATCCGTTTCATCGGTGCCGGTGAAGGAATCCGTGATCTGCGGCCTTTCAACAGTTTTGAATTTGTGGAAGCGCTGCTCGCCGGTCGCTGA
- the nusB gene encoding transcription antitermination factor NusB has protein sequence MQTRSLSRELALLVLSQCAERDRSLSVDSLEALLQKALNSLMQHWREVLDRCAADLEKAQQSLLDSELQEGSTTAVMPVRDHLRESIANAEQVLNGLSASLELPRLLALADQEMVQKEAMHRIQLVLDARPSLDDQLDGVMEGWRLSRLPRIDRDILRLAVVDLQSMKTPASVACNEAVELANRYSDEQGRRMINGVLRRLQNASSQAVS, from the coding sequence ATGCAGACCCGTTCCCTCTCCCGTGAGCTCGCCTTGCTCGTGCTCAGCCAGTGCGCTGAGAGGGATCGTTCCCTTTCCGTCGACTCTCTCGAGGCTCTTCTGCAGAAAGCGCTGAACAGTTTGATGCAGCACTGGCGGGAGGTTCTCGATCGATGTGCTGCTGATCTGGAGAAAGCCCAGCAATCCTTGTTGGACAGCGAGCTTCAGGAGGGATCAACGACCGCAGTCATGCCCGTTCGTGATCATTTGCGTGAATCCATAGCCAATGCGGAGCAGGTGCTGAACGGTCTCTCGGCAAGCCTTGAGTTACCCCGATTGTTGGCCCTGGCTGATCAGGAGATGGTGCAGAAGGAGGCGATGCACAGGATTCAACTGGTCCTCGATGCCCGTCCATCTCTTGATGACCAGCTCGATGGGGTGATGGAGGGCTGGCGTCTGAGCCGCCTTCCCCGCATCGATCGCGACATCCTCCGCCTTGCTGTTGTTGATCTGCAATCGATGAAGACACCTGCGTCTGTCGCCTGTAACGAAGCCGTCGAGCTTGCCAACCGCTATAGCGATGAGCAGGGTCGCCGCATGATTAATGGGGTGCTTCGCCGCCTGCAGAATGCCTCTTCCCAGGCAGTGTCCTGA
- the dusA gene encoding tRNA dihydrouridine(20/20a) synthase DusA: protein MDSLTDADREPPWRFSVAPMLDCTDRHFRQLMRQISRRSLLYSEMVVAQALHHSNRRERLLGFDPEEHPIVLQVGGDDPELLAEASRMAADWGYDEINLNVGCPSPRVQAGNFGACLMAEPERVAQCVEAMVSASDRPVTVKHRVGIDDLDSDDLLTAFVDRVADAGASRFSVHARKAWLEGLDPKQNRTIPPLQHDRVIALKERRPQLTIELNGGLDTPEQCLDALQHCDGAMVGRAAYAHPLRWASVDALIYRDPPQSVRASDVLMGLIPHAERHLQRGGRLWDIGRHLLQLVEGVPGARHWRRDLGEKAQRAGADLTVLEASARQLIDAGL, encoded by the coding sequence ATGGATTCCCTCACCGATGCCGATCGGGAACCCCCCTGGCGTTTCAGCGTCGCCCCGATGCTGGACTGCACCGACCGGCATTTCCGCCAGTTGATGCGGCAGATCAGCCGCCGTTCGCTGCTGTACAGCGAAATGGTGGTGGCCCAGGCGCTGCACCACAGCAACCGCAGGGAACGGCTGCTCGGTTTCGATCCAGAAGAACATCCGATCGTGCTGCAGGTGGGAGGCGATGATCCCGAGCTGCTGGCCGAAGCCAGCCGCATGGCGGCGGACTGGGGCTACGACGAAATCAACCTGAATGTGGGCTGCCCCAGCCCGCGGGTGCAGGCCGGCAATTTCGGTGCCTGTCTGATGGCGGAACCAGAGCGGGTGGCGCAGTGCGTGGAGGCGATGGTGTCGGCCAGCGATCGGCCCGTCACGGTGAAGCACCGCGTGGGGATCGATGATCTCGACAGCGACGATCTGCTCACGGCCTTCGTGGACCGGGTGGCCGATGCCGGAGCCTCTCGCTTCAGCGTGCATGCACGCAAAGCCTGGCTGGAGGGTCTCGACCCCAAACAAAACCGCACGATTCCCCCCCTGCAGCACGACCGGGTGATCGCCCTGAAAGAGCGCAGACCACAGCTCACGATCGAACTGAACGGAGGCCTCGACACACCGGAACAATGCCTTGATGCCTTGCAGCACTGTGACGGTGCCATGGTGGGTCGTGCGGCCTATGCCCACCCCTTGCGCTGGGCTTCAGTGGATGCGCTGATCTACAGGGATCCCCCTCAAAGCGTACGGGCTTCGGACGTACTGATGGGCCTGATTCCGCACGCCGAACGGCACCTGCAGCGCGGAGGCCGGCTCTGGGATATTGGCCGCCATCTCTTACAACTGGTGGAAGGAGTTCCTGGTGCCCGTCACTGGCGACGTGATCTGGGTGAGAAGGCGCAGCGTGCCGGCGCAGATCTCACAGTGCTGGAGGCATCAGCCCGGCAGCTGATCGATGCCGGGCTCTAA
- a CDS encoding DUF502 domain-containing protein: MVQSNPRPDLPLGARLQQDLKNDLIAGLLVVIPLATTIWLATIVSRFVLAFLTSIPKQFNPFITLNPLLQDLINLALGLTVPLLGILLIGLMARNIVGRWLLEFGEGTLQRIPLAGSVYKTLKQLLETFLRDNSQRFRRVVLVEYPREGLYSVGFVTGEVGPSLQAELEERLLSVFIPTAPNPTTGWYTLVPESSVKDLNLSVEDAFKTIISAGIVNPDAREAPAGRSFSSLIAQLRASVAPSSS, encoded by the coding sequence TTGGTCCAGTCCAATCCAAGACCTGATCTGCCTCTTGGCGCCAGGCTTCAGCAGGATCTCAAGAATGACCTGATCGCAGGTCTGCTTGTGGTGATTCCTCTCGCCACCACGATCTGGCTGGCCACCATTGTCAGCCGCTTCGTGCTGGCCTTCCTCACGTCGATCCCCAAGCAGTTCAATCCGTTCATCACGCTCAATCCACTTCTGCAGGATCTGATCAACCTGGCCCTTGGGCTCACGGTTCCTTTGCTTGGAATCCTGCTGATCGGTCTGATGGCCCGGAACATTGTGGGGCGCTGGTTGCTGGAGTTCGGTGAGGGAACCCTCCAGCGCATTCCGCTAGCAGGATCGGTCTACAAGACTCTCAAGCAACTCCTTGAAACCTTTCTGCGCGATAACTCCCAACGCTTTCGCAGGGTTGTTCTTGTTGAATATCCCAGGGAGGGTCTTTACAGCGTAGGTTTCGTCACAGGAGAAGTCGGACCCTCGCTGCAAGCGGAGCTTGAAGAGCGTTTGCTGAGTGTGTTTATCCCCACAGCACCCAATCCCACCACCGGTTGGTACACCCTCGTTCCTGAATCCTCTGTGAAGGATCTGAATCTTTCGGTTGAGGATGCCTTTAAGACGATCATTTCGGCCGGAATCGTGAACCCTGATGCCAGGGAAGCACCGGCTGGCCGCAGCTTTTCAAGCTTGATCGCCCAGCTCAGAGCCTCTGTGGCACCCTCATCCTCCTGA
- the argH gene encoding argininosuccinate lyase → MAGGVTGGGSATWSDRFEQGLHPAIERFNASIGFDITLLQEDLDGSMAHARMLAQCGVISEAEANQLCGGLEQIRAEAAEGRFQPGLADEDVHFAVERRLITLLGPVGKKLHTGRSRNDQVGTDLRLWLRRRIDELIPQVQTFQRALLRQALSHRQTLIPGYTHLQRAQPVCLAHHLLAYVEMLERDRQRLEDVRKRVNVSPLGAAALAGTPVPIDRRSTAAALGFDSLYANSLDAVSDRDFAVEFSAAISLVMVHLSRLGEEVIFWASEECGFVRLSDRCATGSSLMPQKKNPDVPELVRGKCGRVFGHLQGLLTMIKGLPLAYNKDFQEDKEALFDVVSTGSHCLEAMTILMDEGLSFREDRLEAAVAADFSNATDVADYLVARQVPFREAYQIVGSVVKQCLSEGLLLRDLSLDRWQSFHPAIESDLHEALAPRQVVAARTSEGGTGFDRVEEQLSAWVERLDLANG, encoded by the coding sequence ATGGCTGGCGGAGTGACAGGAGGAGGCTCTGCAACCTGGAGTGATCGCTTCGAGCAGGGATTGCATCCAGCGATTGAGCGTTTCAATGCCTCCATCGGCTTTGACATCACCCTTCTGCAGGAAGATCTCGACGGATCCATGGCCCACGCCCGCATGCTCGCGCAGTGCGGTGTGATCAGTGAGGCTGAGGCGAATCAGCTCTGCGGTGGCTTGGAGCAGATTCGGGCTGAGGCCGCCGAGGGCCGTTTCCAACCGGGCCTGGCCGATGAGGATGTGCACTTTGCGGTGGAGCGCCGGCTGATCACTCTGCTTGGACCTGTCGGCAAGAAATTGCACACCGGCCGCAGTCGTAATGACCAGGTGGGTACGGATCTGCGCCTTTGGCTGCGGCGACGCATCGATGAGCTCATTCCCCAGGTGCAGACGTTTCAACGGGCTCTTCTGCGTCAGGCCCTGAGCCACCGGCAGACGTTGATTCCCGGGTATACCCACCTGCAGCGCGCGCAACCGGTGTGTCTGGCCCACCATCTGCTGGCCTATGTGGAGATGCTTGAGCGGGATCGTCAGCGTCTTGAGGATGTGCGCAAGCGCGTGAATGTTTCACCGCTGGGTGCCGCGGCTCTGGCCGGAACTCCCGTGCCCATCGATCGGCGCAGCACCGCCGCGGCCCTTGGTTTCGACAGCCTCTATGCCAACAGCCTTGATGCCGTGAGTGACAGGGATTTTGCGGTGGAATTCTCTGCGGCGATCTCTCTGGTGATGGTGCATCTCAGCCGCCTTGGGGAAGAGGTGATCTTCTGGGCTTCCGAGGAATGCGGCTTTGTTCGGCTCAGTGATCGCTGCGCAACTGGCAGCAGCCTGATGCCCCAGAAGAAAAATCCGGATGTTCCCGAATTGGTAAGGGGAAAGTGCGGACGGGTGTTTGGTCATCTTCAGGGCCTGCTGACGATGATCAAGGGCTTGCCACTGGCTTACAACAAGGATTTTCAAGAAGACAAGGAGGCCTTGTTCGATGTGGTCTCTACAGGTTCCCATTGCCTGGAAGCGATGACGATCCTGATGGATGAGGGCCTCAGCTTCAGGGAGGACCGTCTGGAAGCAGCGGTGGCTGCCGATTTCTCCAATGCCACCGACGTGGCTGATTACCTGGTGGCCCGCCAGGTTCCCTTCCGGGAGGCGTATCAGATCGTGGGTTCGGTGGTGAAACAGTGTCTGAGCGAGGGCTTGTTGCTGCGCGACCTCAGCCTGGATCGCTGGCAGAGTTTTCATCCGGCGATTGAATCCGATCTCCATGAGGCACTGGCTCCTCGCCAGGTTGTGGCGGCGCGGACCAGTGAGGGCGGAACAGGCTTCGATCGTGTGGAGGAACAGTTATCAGCTTGGGTTGAGCGTTTGGACTTAGCGAATGGATGA
- a CDS encoding NAD(P)/FAD-dependent oxidoreductase: MAAITAAEQGLVRVLVLEGTPEPLQKVRISGGGRCNVTHACWDPRELASHYPRGSRPLRGPFSRFACGDAIAWFDERGLTLVEEPDGRLFPQENRSEAVIRCLQQAAAAAGVQWQLRAMVQQITPHPEGGFLVEGRGLEQPLRARCVMLATGGHPSGRRLAAALGHQVVPPVPSLFSLSLQARELTACSGIALDDVGLDLKLGDQRFRQTGRVLITHRGLSGPATLRLSAFAARALHQSHYKGDLKVDWSAGLGRSGVEQRLQQWRRDQARRTVSAAKPLDHLPRRLWQAFLALAGVEAERRWADLPVKAERQLVEILCAQRLAIQGRGPFGEEFVTAGGVDLGEVNLATMESRCCPGLYLAGELLDVDGVTGGFNFQACWSGGWLAGMAIAGVNQADC; this comes from the coding sequence ATGGCAGCGATCACCGCTGCCGAGCAGGGTTTGGTTCGGGTGCTGGTGTTGGAAGGCACTCCGGAGCCTTTGCAGAAGGTGCGCATCAGTGGCGGAGGCCGCTGCAATGTGACCCATGCCTGCTGGGATCCGCGCGAGTTGGCCAGCCACTATCCTCGCGGCAGCAGGCCCTTGCGCGGTCCGTTCAGTCGCTTCGCCTGTGGTGATGCGATCGCCTGGTTTGATGAACGCGGTCTCACGCTGGTGGAGGAGCCCGACGGACGCCTGTTCCCCCAGGAGAACCGATCGGAAGCGGTGATCCGCTGCTTGCAGCAGGCTGCCGCGGCCGCGGGGGTGCAATGGCAGCTGCGGGCGATGGTGCAGCAGATCACGCCCCATCCTGAGGGTGGGTTTCTGGTTGAGGGCCGCGGCCTGGAGCAGCCCCTGCGAGCCCGTTGCGTGATGCTGGCCACCGGCGGTCACCCCAGCGGCCGCAGGCTGGCCGCGGCGCTGGGTCACCAGGTGGTGCCACCGGTGCCGTCGCTGTTCAGCCTCTCGCTTCAGGCCCGGGAGCTCACAGCCTGCAGCGGTATTGCCCTTGATGATGTGGGCTTGGATCTGAAGCTGGGCGATCAGCGCTTTCGCCAGACCGGTCGGGTGCTGATCACCCACCGGGGTCTGAGCGGTCCTGCCACGCTGAGGCTTTCGGCGTTTGCAGCCCGAGCTCTGCATCAGAGCCACTACAAGGGTGATCTGAAGGTGGATTGGAGTGCTGGGCTGGGCCGCTCCGGGGTGGAGCAGCGGTTGCAGCAATGGCGCCGGGACCAGGCCCGGCGCACCGTGTCAGCCGCCAAGCCTTTGGATCACCTGCCGCGTCGCCTATGGCAGGCCTTTCTGGCATTAGCTGGCGTGGAGGCGGAGCGGCGTTGGGCAGATCTGCCGGTGAAGGCCGAGCGTCAGCTGGTGGAGATCCTCTGCGCGCAGCGGCTTGCCATCCAGGGGCGTGGTCCGTTTGGAGAGGAGTTTGTTACGGCCGGCGGTGTGGATCTCGGTGAGGTGAATCTGGCCACGATGGAAAGCCGCTGCTGCCCTGGTTTGTATCTGGCTGGTGAATTGTTGGATGTGGATGGGGTGACCGGCGGCTTCAACTTTCAGGCCTGCTGGAGCGGCGGCTGGCTGGCGGGGATGGCGATTGCAGGTGTGAATCAAGCTGATTGCTAA
- the msrB gene encoding peptide-methionine (R)-S-oxide reductase MsrB: protein MTAMTPTLEQWLLSRRSLMVAMAAGLFGVFRAPDRVLAASKASDAAWDLTDAQWKKRLTPEAYSVLRKEGTERPFTSALNNEKRTGTYHCAGCDLPLFSSKAKFDSGTGWPSFFEPLPGAIGTKVDFKLIVPRTEYHCSRCGGHQGHVFNDGPRPTGKRYCNNGVALRFQPA from the coding sequence ATGACAGCGATGACTCCCACTCTTGAGCAGTGGTTGCTGAGCCGCCGTTCCTTGATGGTGGCGATGGCAGCGGGTTTGTTTGGGGTGTTCAGGGCTCCAGACCGGGTGTTGGCGGCCTCCAAGGCGTCGGATGCAGCCTGGGATCTAACGGATGCGCAATGGAAGAAGCGCCTCACACCGGAGGCCTATTCGGTGTTGCGCAAGGAGGGCACTGAACGTCCGTTCACGAGTGCGTTGAACAACGAGAAACGAACTGGCACCTATCACTGTGCCGGTTGCGATCTGCCTCTGTTCTCGTCGAAAGCCAAGTTCGACAGTGGCACCGGCTGGCCCAGTTTCTTCGAGCCTTTGCCAGGTGCGATTGGTACAAAAGTAGATTTCAAGCTGATCGTTCCGCGCACGGAATACCACTGCAGCCGCTGCGGCGGACACCAGGGCCATGTGTTCAATGACGGCCCCCGGCCAACCGGCAAGCGCTATTGCAACAACGGAGTTGCCTTGCGCTTCCAGCCTGCTTGA
- a CDS encoding type II secretion system F family protein, protein MAKFTASYTSATGQSRSVIIQAKDVQTARKQLRRRGIKATELKATETSTARRPKEASSSEGILSLDLGELFQKPPGVKDKAVWASKLAALVDAGVPIVRSLDLMATQQKLPMFKKALTAVGLEVNQGTAMGAAMRQWPKVFDQLTVAMVEAGEAGGVLDESLKRLAKLLEDNARLQNQIKGALGYPVAVLVIAILVFLGMTIFLIPTFAGIFEDLGAELPLFTQLMVDLSKLLRSSAALVFAGVLLVGIWLFSRYYATHKGRRVIDRLMLKVPLFGDLIMKTATAQFCRIFSSLTRAGVPILMSLEISSETAGNSIISDAILESRGLVQEGVLLSTALTRQKVLPDMALSMLSIGEETGEMDQMLSKVADFYEDEVSASVKALTSMLEPAMIVVVGGIVGSILLAMYLPMFTVFDQIQ, encoded by the coding sequence ATGGCCAAATTCACTGCCAGCTACACCTCCGCCACCGGTCAGTCACGCTCGGTGATCATTCAGGCCAAGGATGTTCAGACAGCTCGCAAACAACTCCGTCGCCGTGGCATCAAAGCCACGGAGCTGAAAGCCACAGAGACATCAACAGCTCGACGCCCAAAAGAGGCGAGTAGCAGCGAAGGGATTCTTTCTCTGGATCTCGGGGAACTGTTCCAGAAGCCACCAGGGGTGAAAGACAAAGCGGTCTGGGCCAGCAAGCTGGCCGCGCTGGTGGATGCCGGCGTACCGATCGTGCGCAGCCTCGATTTGATGGCCACCCAGCAGAAGCTGCCGATGTTCAAGAAGGCGCTCACCGCCGTGGGGCTGGAAGTGAACCAGGGCACAGCCATGGGAGCCGCCATGCGCCAGTGGCCGAAGGTGTTTGATCAACTCACCGTCGCGATGGTGGAAGCAGGCGAGGCTGGGGGAGTGCTGGATGAATCGCTGAAGCGCCTGGCCAAACTGCTGGAAGACAACGCGCGATTGCAGAACCAGATCAAGGGAGCCCTGGGTTACCCGGTGGCCGTTCTGGTGATTGCGATTCTGGTGTTCCTGGGAATGACCATCTTCCTGATTCCCACCTTTGCGGGAATCTTCGAAGACCTGGGGGCCGAACTGCCCTTGTTCACGCAGCTGATGGTGGACCTGAGCAAACTGCTGCGCTCTTCGGCAGCACTCGTCTTCGCTGGAGTGCTGCTCGTGGGCATCTGGCTGTTCAGCCGCTACTACGCCACCCACAAGGGTCGCCGGGTGATTGATCGCCTGATGCTCAAAGTTCCGCTGTTTGGCGACTTGATCATGAAAACCGCCACCGCCCAGTTCTGCCGGATTTTCAGTTCACTCACCCGCGCTGGCGTACCAATCTTGATGTCGCTGGAGATCTCCAGCGAAACAGCAGGCAACTCAATCATTTCCGACGCAATTCTGGAATCGCGCGGCCTGGTGCAGGAAGGCGTGCTGCTGAGCACGGCGCTCACACGCCAAAAAGTGTTGCCGGATATGGCCCTGAGCATGCTCTCAATCGGCGAGGAAACCGGTGAAATGGACCAGATGCTGAGCAAGGTGGCCGACTTCTACGAAGACGAGGTTTCGGCCTCCGTGAAGGCGCTCACCTCAATGCTTGAACCCGCGATGATCGTGGTGGTGGGCGGAATTGTGGGTTCAATACTGCTGGCGATGTACCTGCCGATGTTCACCGTGTTTGATCAGATTCAATAA